A stretch of the bacterium genome encodes the following:
- a CDS encoding mechanosensitive ion channel, translated as MVGDPFNFDQRTLNILVYFVVAVFLWILVQLLNKSLVNAVTIGTPRGKRLRTLSSIIKNTLSTIIIAFLLIEILSQFGISLAPILASASIIGLAVGFGAQTLIKDVISGFFLLAEDQFDEGDEISVNDKRGVVEKVTLRTVWLRDKEEAQHIIPNGSIAVVSNYSRKKKIDRADKDS; from the coding sequence ATGGTTGGCGACCCTTTCAACTTTGACCAAAGAACTCTCAACATCCTTGTTTATTTTGTAGTTGCGGTCTTTCTCTGGATCTTGGTTCAGCTCCTCAACAAAAGTTTGGTAAACGCAGTCACAATCGGCACACCCAGAGGTAAAAGACTGCGGACTCTTTCCTCGATCATCAAAAACACCCTTTCAACTATCATCATCGCCTTTTTGCTGATTGAGATTCTTTCGCAGTTTGGAATTTCTTTAGCTCCAATCCTTGCTTCGGCTTCGATCATTGGCTTGGCGGTGGGCTTTGGTGCTCAGACTTTGATCAAAGACGTCATTTCCGGCTTCTTTTTGCTCGCCGAAGACCAGTTCGATGAAGGAGATGAAATTTCGGTTAACGACAAACGTGGTGTAGTTGAGAAAGTGACCCTGCGCACAGTTTGGCTGCGAGACAAAGAGGAAGCCCAGCACATCATTCCCAACGGCTCAATTGCTGTGGTTTCCAACTACTCACGCAAGAAAAAGATAGACAGGGCGGACAAAGATTCTTAA
- a CDS encoding response regulator — protein MSRKILLIEDDVFVKDIYMRELVKGGYDVIPAEDGQLGIDKAESEKPELILLDIMLPKKTGIDVLKEIRTEGSAAKDIPVYLLTNLGQGSIIKQALEIGAQGYLLKARVLPSQVLEAVNEFFEKGPMKVDLKEFGLE, from the coding sequence ATGTCAAGAAAAATCCTTTTGATTGAAGACGATGTGTTTGTCAAAGATATTTACATGCGCGAGCTCGTTAAAGGTGGCTACGATGTCATCCCGGCCGAAGACGGCCAACTCGGAATTGATAAGGCCGAGTCCGAAAAGCCAGAGCTGATTTTGCTCGATATCATGCTTCCGAAGAAAACCGGGATTGATGTTCTCAAGGAAATCAGAACTGAAGGATCTGCGGCCAAGGACATTCCTGTTTATTTGCTTACCAATCTTGGCCAGGGTTCAATCATCAAACAAGCTCTAGAAATTGGTGCGCAGGGTTACCTTCTTAAGGCCCGTGTCCTACCCTCTCAGGTTCTAGAAGCGGTCAATGAGTTTTTCGAAAAAGGCCCGATGAAAGTTGATCTCAAAGAATTCGGTCTTGAATGA